A window of Roseovarius sp. THAF27 contains these coding sequences:
- a CDS encoding GNAT family N-acetyltransferase encodes MSEAPVQTQPAEKLEIRPLGPEHVDGALALSRQVGWPHRKEDWDLALAVSEGVVATEGDRVTGTACCSRFGSVALINMIIVDEAMRGRGLGRRLMEAAMALGAGDEMRLVATREGLPLYEKLGFTATHQILQHQGIARAAAPQLVVRDGSLSDIGRLAELDRGACGLERQALLERIAAQGQVLLAEEGFALLREFGRGHVVGPVVAKDAAVARALIAEAASRTEGRFLRIDLPEAAGLSEFVTALGLEHVGGGTAMVRTPAPATPSDYTTYALVSQALG; translated from the coding sequence ATGTCCGAGGCACCCGTGCAGACGCAGCCCGCAGAGAAACTGGAAATCCGGCCGCTTGGGCCAGAACATGTGGACGGCGCGTTGGCGCTGTCTCGCCAGGTTGGCTGGCCGCACCGGAAAGAGGACTGGGACCTTGCCCTGGCCGTTTCGGAGGGGGTTGTCGCGACCGAGGGCGACAGGGTGACGGGAACCGCCTGTTGCAGCCGCTTCGGTTCCGTCGCGTTGATCAACATGATCATCGTCGACGAGGCGATGCGCGGGCGTGGCCTTGGCCGGCGCCTGATGGAGGCCGCGATGGCGCTGGGCGCAGGCGACGAGATGCGTCTGGTGGCGACGCGCGAGGGACTGCCCCTCTACGAGAAGCTGGGATTCACGGCGACGCACCAGATCTTGCAGCATCAGGGCATCGCCCGAGCCGCCGCACCGCAGCTTGTCGTGCGCGACGGCAGCCTGTCCGACATCGGCCGCCTTGCGGAATTGGACCGGGGAGCGTGCGGGCTGGAACGGCAGGCTCTGCTGGAGCGGATTGCGGCGCAGGGTCAGGTGCTTCTGGCGGAGGAAGGCTTTGCGCTGTTGCGGGAATTCGGACGCGGGCACGTGGTCGGGCCGGTGGTGGCGAAGGACGCGGCCGTGGCGCGGGCCCTGATCGCCGAAGCGGCAAGCCGGACAGAGGGCCGCTTCCTGCGTATCGACCTGCCCGAGGCGGCTGGACTTTCGGAATTCGTCACCGCGCTGGGGCTGGAACATGTAGGCGGAGGAACCGCGATGGTTCGCACGCCCGCGCCCGCAACGCCCTCAGACTACACGACTTATGCGCTTGTATCCCAAGCCCTTGGATAA
- a CDS encoding glyoxylate/hydroxypyruvate reductase A, whose product MTLLLIGPSERGRVWRQIFDEAGEPMVFGEDAVDDPKAVSHLACWNPSDDLGRYPNLKTVISVGAGVDQMPPMPQGVALVRTLAPSVDEMVRDWVLMATLMLYRDMPRYLAQASEGEWRAHPPQRASAGRVGIMGLGRIGRAVAEVAGALGFDVAGWSRSGAPVAGVDVYGPDDLEPFLARTDLLICLLPLTDETRGLLSSRVFAMLPRGAALVHAGRGAQLDMEAMRAALDDGHLKSAMLDVTEPEPLPKDHWAWQDPRVIVTPHIGGQTDSEEGARHALAVIRASRTGDDLPGLVHGKKGY is encoded by the coding sequence ATGACCTTGCTGTTGATCGGACCATCCGAACGGGGGCGGGTCTGGCGCCAGATCTTCGATGAGGCCGGGGAGCCGATGGTATTCGGCGAGGACGCGGTGGACGATCCGAAGGCGGTCTCTCACCTGGCCTGCTGGAACCCGTCCGATGACCTGGGGCGCTATCCCAACCTGAAGACCGTGATCAGTGTCGGTGCCGGGGTCGACCAGATGCCGCCCATGCCGCAAGGCGTCGCCCTTGTGCGCACGCTGGCGCCCAGCGTCGACGAGATGGTTCGCGACTGGGTCCTGATGGCCACCCTGATGCTGTACCGCGACATGCCGCGCTATCTTGCGCAGGCCTCCGAGGGCGAATGGCGCGCCCATCCGCCGCAACGGGCCAGTGCCGGCCGGGTGGGGATCATGGGCCTGGGCCGGATCGGACGCGCGGTCGCGGAGGTCGCGGGGGCGCTGGGTTTCGATGTTGCGGGCTGGAGCCGGTCGGGCGCGCCCGTCGCCGGCGTCGATGTTTACGGGCCGGATGATCTGGAGCCATTCCTGGCGCGGACCGACCTGTTGATCTGCCTGCTGCCGTTGACCGATGAGACGCGAGGGCTGTTGTCCTCACGCGTTTTCGCAATGCTGCCCCGGGGGGCTGCGCTGGTTCATGCGGGACGCGGCGCGCAGCTGGACATGGAGGCGATGCGTGCTGCGCTGGACGACGGACACCTCAAGTCCGCGATGCTGGACGTGACAGAGCCCGAGCCCCTGCCGAAGGACCATTGGGCCTGGCAGGATCCGCGGGTCATCGTCACGCCGCATATCGGCGGGCAGACGGATTCGGAAGAAGGGGCGCGTCACGCCCTGGCTGTCATTCGCGCCAGCCGGACGGGCGATGATCTGCCGGGTCTCGTACACGGAAAAAAGGGGTACTGA
- the argE gene encoding acetylornithine deacetylase yields the protein MPFSCAPEDMLEELVGHETVVGRPNLSLIEAVADWLVGHGISCRILVGPEGDRANLFATIGNADRPGYVLSGHVDVVPAGEPEWQGDPFRLRRRDDRLIGRGACDMKGFVAAVLAAAPGLAEMRPAVPIHIALSYDEEAGCKGVPHMIAAMPELCAPPLGCIVGEPTGLVPVLAHKGKAALRLRATGVAGHSSRPDLGANAIHALLPVLLAARAQAQALEAEGPRDDRFAPPWSSLQIGTVAGGQALNIIPERAEAEIEARAIAGVEPRSLLAPVIDAAEKAGVGTEWLSSYPPLALDAGDPLASLVAELSGNSFVRAVSFGTEAGLFQQAGMPAIICGPGDIERAHRPEEYLTRSELHACHAMILGLGQRCAA from the coding sequence ATGCCATTTTCGTGCGCACCCGAAGATATGCTGGAAGAACTTGTGGGCCACGAGACGGTCGTGGGGCGCCCGAATCTGTCTTTGATCGAGGCGGTGGCGGACTGGCTGGTGGGTCACGGCATATCCTGCCGTATCCTGGTTGGGCCGGAGGGCGACCGGGCCAACCTTTTCGCCACGATCGGGAACGCGGATCGGCCAGGCTATGTTCTGTCGGGCCATGTGGACGTGGTGCCGGCGGGCGAGCCGGAATGGCAGGGCGATCCGTTCCGCCTGCGCAGGCGCGACGACCGGCTGATCGGGCGGGGCGCGTGCGACATGAAGGGGTTCGTTGCCGCGGTCCTGGCGGCGGCGCCCGGGTTGGCCGAGATGAGGCCCGCCGTTCCGATCCACATCGCGCTGTCCTATGACGAGGAGGCGGGGTGCAAGGGCGTGCCGCACATGATCGCGGCGATGCCGGAGTTATGTGCGCCGCCGCTGGGCTGCATCGTGGGCGAACCCACGGGGCTCGTGCCGGTGCTGGCGCACAAGGGCAAGGCCGCGCTGCGCCTGCGTGCGACGGGCGTGGCCGGTCACAGCTCGCGGCCCGACCTTGGGGCGAACGCGATCCATGCGTTATTGCCGGTGCTGCTCGCGGCCCGGGCGCAGGCGCAAGCGCTGGAGGCCGAGGGTCCGCGGGACGACCGCTTTGCGCCGCCGTGGTCCAGCCTGCAGATCGGCACGGTGGCGGGTGGCCAAGCGCTCAACATCATTCCCGAGCGGGCGGAGGCGGAGATCGAGGCACGCGCCATCGCCGGTGTCGAGCCCCGGTCGCTGCTGGCGCCGGTGATTGATGCGGCGGAGAAGGCGGGTGTCGGCACCGAGTGGCTGTCGAGCTACCCGCCATTGGCGCTGGACGCGGGCGATCCGCTGGCCTCGCTGGTGGCGGAGTTGTCGGGCAATTCTTTCGTCCGCGCCGTCAGTTTCGGGACCGAGGCGGGACTTTTCCAGCAGGCTGGCATGCCCGCGATCATCTGCGGACCTGGCGACATCGAGCGGGCGCACCGGCCCGAGGAATACCTGACACGGTCCGAGTTGCACGCCTGCCATGCGATGATTCTGGGTCTGGGCCAACGCTGTGCCGCCTAG
- a CDS encoding aspartate aminotransferase family protein produces MLANSLVELDRRHLVHPLSSFRGHEARGVRVMRSAQGARVTDNEGHELIDGFAGLWCVNAGYGQESVVEAAAAQMRELPYATGYFNLGAEAPIRLAAELAERAPGDLDHVYFSLGGSDAVDSAVRFIRYYWHAQGKPERDQFISVAQGFHGSTSAGAGLTALPVFHEGFGVPYDWQHKIPSHYAYRNPVGSDEAGIIAASTAALRAKAEELGPERVAAFFVEPIQGSGGVLVPPKGWIKAMREVCTELGILFVADEVITGFGRTGPLFASEEEGIVPDLMTVAKGLTSGYAPMGAVFMRDHVYQTIAEGAGQKLIGHGFTYSGHPVSAAVGLEVLRLYEGGLLENGRRQGARLQAGLAGLSDHPLVGDVRGRGMLAAVELVTDKDKKTPLPAAALEGGTRLFDRAYDNGLIVRAFAQGILGFAPPLCCTDGEIDQIIERTRRVLDLTLEDPEIREVMRA; encoded by the coding sequence ATGCTCGCAAATTCGCTTGTTGAACTTGACCGCCGGCACCTGGTGCACCCGCTTTCCTCTTTTCGCGGGCATGAGGCGCGCGGCGTGCGCGTCATGCGGTCCGCGCAAGGGGCGCGGGTGACCGATAACGAGGGGCATGAACTGATCGACGGGTTCGCTGGACTGTGGTGTGTCAATGCAGGCTACGGCCAGGAAAGCGTTGTCGAGGCCGCCGCGGCGCAGATGCGGGAACTGCCCTATGCCACCGGGTATTTCAATCTGGGCGCGGAGGCACCGATCCGGCTGGCGGCGGAACTGGCCGAGCGGGCGCCGGGCGATCTGGACCACGTCTATTTCAGCCTGGGCGGGTCGGATGCGGTGGACAGTGCTGTGCGGTTCATCCGCTACTACTGGCATGCGCAAGGCAAGCCCGAGCGGGATCAGTTCATCTCGGTCGCGCAGGGGTTTCACGGTTCGACCTCGGCGGGCGCGGGTCTGACGGCGCTGCCGGTTTTCCATGAGGGGTTCGGTGTGCCCTATGACTGGCAGCACAAGATCCCGTCGCATTATGCCTATCGCAATCCGGTTGGATCGGACGAGGCCGGGATCATCGCCGCCTCGACCGCGGCCCTGCGTGCCAAGGCCGAGGAACTTGGCCCCGAGCGCGTCGCCGCGTTTTTCGTCGAGCCTATCCAGGGATCGGGCGGGGTCCTGGTCCCGCCCAAGGGATGGATCAAGGCAATGCGCGAGGTGTGCACCGAGCTTGGCATCCTGTTCGTGGCCGACGAGGTGATCACCGGGTTCGGCCGGACCGGGCCACTGTTCGCCAGCGAAGAGGAAGGGATCGTGCCCGACCTGATGACGGTCGCCAAGGGACTGACCTCGGGTTACGCCCCCATGGGCGCCGTGTTCATGCGCGACCACGTCTACCAGACGATCGCCGAAGGCGCGGGCCAGAAGCTGATCGGGCACGGGTTTACCTATTCGGGGCACCCGGTCTCCGCGGCGGTGGGCCTGGAGGTCCTGAGACTCTACGAAGGCGGGCTTCTGGAAAACGGCCGCCGGCAAGGCGCACGACTGCAGGCCGGGCTGGCCGGGCTTTCGGACCACCCGCTGGTGGGGGATGTGCGGGGACGCGGAATGCTGGCGGCGGTGGAGCTTGTCACGGACAAGGACAAAAAGACACCGCTGCCCGCAGCTGCGCTGGAGGGCGGTACGCGGCTGTTCGACCGCGCCTACGATAACGGCTTGATCGTACGGGCTTTTGCCCAGGGCATACTGGGTTTTGCCCCGCCGCTGTGTTGCACCGATGGAGAGATCGATCAGATCATCGAGCGCACGCGCCGGGTGCTGGACCTGACGTTGGAAGATCCCGAGATCCGCGAGGTGATGCGCGCATGA